CTGAGCAACGCAGCCGTCTCCTTCGACACGCTCAGGACGCACGGCTGCGTTGTCGAAGGGCTCACCACGAACGGATTGTAAAGGTATGTCTGGGACACTACACTAGCATCTAATGGCTGAGTACTTATCATATTCCAGCAACCTTATCGTCATTCCGGCGGAAGCCGGAATCCAGTACCATAAGCTCCTGGACCCCGGCTTTCGCCGTGGTGACGACTTTTTGTTGTATCGATGACTTGTGCGGTGAGGCACTAATCAAGTCGCGGACCGGTAGCCAGCCAAAACATGACGTCGCCGGAGGAGCGTATGACACTGAACGTCGCACATCGAGGAGCCTCGGCGCTTGCGCCGGAGAATACGATGGCCGCCTTCGAAATGGCGGTCGAACTGGGTGCCGACGCCATCGAGTTGGACCTGCACGTCAGTCTGGACGGCGAGTTGGTCATCATTCACGATCCGACGCTGGATCGGACAACCGACGGTCACGGTCCGGTCCATGCCTGCAGCCTGGAGGAACTCAAGCGACTGGATGCGGGCCGTTGGTTCGATGAACGCTTCGCCGGCCAGCGGATCCCGACGCTTACCGAGGTCCTCGAGCGCTTCGCCGGGACGCTCCCGCTTGCCCTTGAAATCAAGGCCGGGTCGGACTTCTTCGAGGGTATCGAGGAGCGGGTAGTGGCGATCCTACGTAAATACCAGGTCATTCCCCAGGTCGCCGTCGCGTCGTTCGATCACTACGCACTGCTCAGGCTGAAGGAGCTGGAGCCGTCTCTTCGGACTGCCGCCCTGCTCGTAGGGCGACCGGTGTCGATATCGGCTGTCGCGAAGATCTGCCGAGCAGACGCCATGGCGATGGAGTACAGTCTGATCACACACACGGAGATCGACGCCTGCCGCGCCGCCGGGGTTCAGCTTGTGGTGTGGGTGGTGAATGAGCCGGCCCGAATGCGTCACTTTGTCGACCTGGAAGTCGACGGAATGATCACCGACAGACCCGACATCTTGCGTCACGTACTGGCAGAACGCGGTCAGTCGCATTCAGTTCCTACAGGCTGGCGGTGAACCGTCATTGTCGGCCGGCTTCAATGGTCGCACTAAACGGACAGTCATGACCTCTGGTCCGACGCCCAGCGATCCGAACCGGACCTGGTGGCCTTTTGTTCTCTTAATTGGAGCGATGATTACTGTTCTGATCGCCGCACTTCTCCTATTGATTTTGTGATTCCACGCCCAGAAACAGCGGGTTTTCTGGTTGCGGAGCCGCCTCGCCTTACGCTATCTTAAGCATAGAAGCGGTTACAGCGCGCGCCGACCTTAGGTCCGTTGCCATCCGAGTCCGTTGGGAGAATCACATCGCCCCAGAACCTGCCGGCCGTTTCCTGAAGGTTCCGGTGATCCACATGGGGCGTGAATAGTTTCGTAACCTGCGCACGTGCAGACCGCCATTGAATAACAAGGTGGTGGGAGGTCAGAGAAGGGTGAAATGGCGCATATAGAGGCTGCCTCGAACCAAGACCTGGAGCGGCCATGGTTCGCCTACTATGATCCGTGGGTTCCGAAGCGCCTTGAATATCCGGATATTCCACTCCATACTCTCCTGTCACGTTCCGCCCAGAGCTATCCCGATCGAACAGCGATCATCTTCTATGGCACCAGACTGACCTATCGCGACCTGGACGAGGCGGTGACACGATTTGCCGCCGCCCTCATAAAACGCGGGTTGGCTAAGGGCGATAGGGTTTCGCTTTTTCTTCCGAACTGCCCCCAGATGGTCATCGCCTACTACGGGACGTTGCGGGCGGGGGGCCTCACGGTCTCGACCAGTCCGCTCTACTCAACGCGGGAGCTGGAGCACCAACTGAATGATTCCGGCGCCGAGACCATCGTGGTCTTGTCGAAACTCTACCCGCTTGTCCGCGAGGTCGCCCCAAGGACCAGCCTGAAGCGGATCATCGTTGCGAATATCAAGGAGTATTTCCCACCGATGCTCCGCCTGCTGTTCACCCTCTTTAAGGAAAAGTCGCAGGGACACCGACCGGCGGTGGAGCCCAGACCCGGAACGGAATGGTTTTCAGAGATGCTGACCTCTACGCCGGCGACGCCCCCCGCCGTCACGGTCGGCACTGACGATCCGGCGCTGCTGCAATATACCGGGGGGACGACGGGCCTGGCCAAGGGTGCCGTGCTGACGCACAAGAATCTGGTCGCCAACACGATACAGGCTGCGGCGTGGATGGTGAAGCCCGACCCGGAGTCGGTCGAAGGACAACCGGGCAAGGCGGAGGTCTTCCTTGGGGCGATTCCGTTCTTCCACGTCTATGGAATGACTGTCGTGATGAATCTCTGTATCTCGCTGGGCCACACGATGGTACTGTTGCCGCAATTCAAGGTCCAGGACGTCCTGAAGACGATCACCAAGTACCGGCCCACCTTTTTTCCCGGCGTCCCGACGATGTATGTCGCCATCAATAACTATCCCGAAATCGGCAAATACGATCTTCATTCGGTCAGGGCCTGCTTGAGCGGGGCTGCGCCATTGCCCCTTGAGGTGGCCAGTAAATTCGAGGCATTGACCGGCGCCCGCCTAGTGGAAGGGTACGGTCTGACCGAGGCCTCGCCGGTTACACATGCGAACCCCCTGTACGGCGCCAGGAAGGTCGGTACGATCGGCTTACCGCTCCCGGACACCGACGCGAGGATCGTCGATCTGGAGACCGGCGATCGCACACTGCCGCCGCGCGAGATCGGCGAGGTGGCGGTCAAGGGTCCGCAGGTGATGGCGGGCTACTGGAATCAGCCCGGCGAGACCGCCATGGTACTGCGGAACGGATGGCTGTACACCGGCGACATCGGCTATATGGACGAGCAGGGCTACTTTACCATCGTCGACCGCAAAAAAGAGATGATCATTGCAGGCGGCTTTAACGTCTACCCCCGGGAGGTTGAAGAGCCGCTGTATGAGCATCCGGGGGTGAAAGAGGCGGTAGCGGTCGGCCTGCCGGACTCGTACCGTGGCGAAACGGTAAAGGTCTATATCGTCCTCAAAGAGGGCGCGCACGCCACCGAACAGAAGATCATCGACTTTTGCAAGGAGCGAATGGCAAAGCACAAGGTCCCCACCCTGGTTGAGTTCAGGCAGGAGTTGCCGAAAACGCTCGTAGGCAAGGTGCTCCGGCGCACCTTGCGCGAAGAGGAGATGGCCAAGCGGCGGTCGCACGATGCCTTAAACGGCTTAGGTGTTGAAAGCTAGTCCAAACAGTCCGTCGGATGGGTTATGCGAACGATTCCGCCGCCGATCCGCAGCGTCGAACTTCGCGACCAACTGAGCGAGCTATTGAGGGAGGCGCTCCAAATGGAGAGTCTGGCCGGATCCCCGTATCTCCTCCGCTCGTTCGAGGATATGGTGAGCGGGCGGAGACAGCCGGCTCTTGTAGAGCAGTTACGCGCGGAGCTATCGGCTGTAGCTGATAGGATTGACGCCTATTGCCGGGTGTTACAGCGAGTGTCACAACCGAGGCGTCACTCGGCCGCCTCGGTGGAGGAAGCACTAGAAAAGGCTGCACATCTTTTTAATGAGGGACTATTCTTCGAGGTGCACGAGGTTCTCGAAGCGGTGTGGCTCACGCAACACGAACGGGTGCGTCCTCTCTTGCAAGGACTCATCCAGATCGCGGTCGGGTTCCATCACTTGGAGAATAACAATCTCAGAGGTTCTCTTTTGCTCCTGAAGGAAGGGATTGAAAAGGTTAAGGGGTACGGGTCAGATCGGTCCGCGCTCGAGCTGGATCAGTTTCTGGCGCAGGTGGAGCGCGCCCGAGAGTCGATCGAATCGCTTGGAGAAGCGGCCTTCGACCTCTTCGATCGCCGGATGATCCCGACAATGCCCTTCGATAGGGTATCCCGTTGGACGTGAGGCCCAACGAATGAGTCTTCGGAAGCTGCTGTCCCATACGGTCCTCGCCTACCCCAGGACAACCCTGGTGATCGCGGGACTGCTGTCATTACTCTCCGTCTGGGTGGCGATTGCACGCTTGCGTTTTACCTCCACGCACCAGGCGCTCTCCCCTATAAGCGGCAGGGTCGGCCAGGTCCAGGAGCGTTATAACCAGGCATTCGGCGACCCGGACCGGGCGGTCATCGTCATAGAGGCCGCAGATCAGGACCAGGCCAAGCGGTACGCTACTGTCCTCGCGGGTCGGCTCGAGGCCCTGCCGGATATCGAGGAGGTCATCTATCGCTTTGACCTCACATCGCTGGAAGATCATTTTCTGATGTACCTGACCCCGGAGCAGATCAGCGATCTGCGTGATAAGCTTCAGGAGCATGTCTCATTACTGGAGGAGTTATCGGCCAGGCCCGGTTTGACCCATCTCTTCCAACTGATTCATCGAGAGATCAGTGCGGCGCTGGTCGGCCACCTGTTCACCGGCTTCCTGGGCGAAGAGGAAGAGGGGGAGGTCAGGCGGCCCGTCGAACTTCAGCCGCTGATCGCGCTGCTGACACAGCTCGAAGCCTGGGCAAGCGCCCCACGGAGCTATACCTCGCCATGGGAGCAGTTTATGGTCGAGGCGAACGGAGACGACGAGCGAGAAGGCTACCTGTGGTCGGACAACAAACAGTTTCTGTTCATTCTGGCGACCGTCAAGGCGGATCCCGGGAGCCTGCTCAAGTTTGAACGACCGATTCAAGCGATCCGTCAAGAGATTCGGCTGCTGCAAGCCCGATTCCCGGGGGTCAAAGCCGGGGTCACGGGGGGTCCGGCCCTTGAATACGACGAGGTCACCGCCGCGCAGCGGGATTCCGGCCTGATGACCGCCATTTCATTCGGCGGGGTGGGCCTGCTGGTGGTACTGGTATTTCGCAGCGTCTTCAGACCGGCCGTGGGGCTGATTGCACTGGTCATGGGGGTCTGCTGGGCCTTCGGATTTGCTGCGGTGACGGTAGGCCATCTGAACATGATGTCGATGGTCCTGGCGCCGATGCTGATCGGGATCGGGATAGATTACGGGATCCATCTCGTTGCGCGATACGAAGAGGAACGGGGGACGGGCCACCCCATCCGTGAGGCGTTGGAACGGGCCTTTGAAGGGGCCGGTCCCGGGATCCTGCACGCCGCACTGACCACCTCCGTCGGCCTGTTCACCCTTGTGTTGACGGGGGTCAGTATATTGCAGGAACTTGGCCTGATCACGGGTTGTGGGCTCCTCCTGACGCTGGTTTCGACCTTCGTTGTCCTCCCGCCATTGCTCATCTTGTGGGACAAGCGACCGGTCCCGGTCGGTTCGGCGAGACGTACCGCGGTTCCGCTCGACGGTCCCGCGATTGAAGTGAAGATCGGTGAGGTGCATTTCCCGTTGCCCCATCTGCCGAAACCGCCGGATTTCATGGAATTTCTGTATCGCCATCCCCGCACCGTCCTGGTACTGTCGGCCATCGGCACACTGGCAGGCCTCTATGCGATGAGCCGTATCGAATTCGACGGCAACGTCCTCCGCCTTCAGGCGGAAGGGACCGAATCGGTCAATTGGGAGCTCAAGATCATCCGACAGTCCGAACGCTCGACCATCTATGGGGTGATCCTGGCTGAGAGTCTCGAAGAGGTCAGGGCCAAGACAAAGGCCCTGGAAGCGCTGCCCTCGGTGGGCAAGGTTGAGAGTCTCGCCATGCTGATCCCGGAGGATCAAGAGCGCAAGCTGCAGTTGGCTCATGGGCTCGGACCGGTGCTGGCCGGGGTGAACCTCTCGACACTCCCCCAGCCGGCGCCGATCGATCTCGACGAGTTGCTGACAACGCTGCACCGGATCAAGGCGAAAATGCTGACGGAGGAGGATGCGGAGCGATGGACCGGAAAGGAGAAGCCGCCCTTGAAAGAGATGACGCGGGTTCGAAGGCTGATCGATCAGTTTGAGCGGCGGCTTCAACAACGCGGCTACACGGAGGTCGGCCGAAGACTCGCCATATTTCAGGACAAACTGTTCGACGATTTCTTCGATAAGCTGACGCTCCTCCAGAAGGCGGTGACCTCCGGTCCGGTCGGGCTCGATGAAGTCCCCTACGATCTGAAACGGCAGTTTGTGGGGCGGGACGGCTCGTATCTGCTCCGGGTCTATCCGCGGGGCGACCCGTGGGAGTTCGCCTCTCAAGGCGCGTTCGTACGCGACCTGCGGTCGGTGGATCCCGACGCCGTCGGTGACCCCGTGAAAGGGTACGAGGTCATCTCGGCGATGAAGCAGGGCTACCAACAGGTCGGGATCTACGCGCTGATCGGTGTGGCTGTGCTGTTCTTGCTGAGCCTGCGCGATCTGCGCTACTTTCTACTGGCCAAGGTTCCGCTGCTGATCGGCGCCGTCTGGACCGCAGGGCTGATGGAGCTCTTTCAGTTGAAGTTCAATCTGGCCAACCTGATTATCATTCCCCTGATCGTGGCGCCTGGGGTAGAGAACGGCCTGCTGATCATCCACCGCTTCCGGGAGGAGGGAGAGGCTGCTATACTGCCGAAGAGCATCGGCAAGGGGGTGGTGCTCTCGTCATTGACAACCATGATCGGCTTCGGCAGCCTCCTGATCGCCCACCACCGCGGCGCATCCAGCATCGGTCTGCTGGTCACGCTGGGCGTCGGGGCCATCCTGCTCGTCTCGATTACCGTGTTGCCGGCCCTGCTGACCGTTGTGGCCAAACAGCCGTCAAAGGCCGCGCCGAGTTCCGGGTTCCAGGTTGAGACCGATCGAGGGTATATCGAACCGGAAACATAGAACAGAAAACGGGCAACCGTACTCAACAAAAGGAGAAGTGATATGACAGGCGCCATCTGGTCGATTGTGCGGATCGGTGTGTGTAGCGGAACCATCGCGCTGATGCTGTCGGTCTTTCCGGTGTTTGCCTTGGCAGGTGATATGACCGATCAGGTGAAGACCGAACTGGATCAGCTTACCGCGCTTGTCAAGGACCCCGCCTTACAGGATAAAGCACAGGAAGGAACACGCAAGTCGATGGTCAAAGAACGGATCGTACGCTGGTTCGATCTGCACGAGATGGCGCGCCGCTCCCTGGCCAATCATTGGGCCAAGCGATCAGCCCAGGAACGCAAGGAGTTCGTGGAGCTGTTCGGCGACCTGTTCGTTGAGTCCTATACCACCCTGGTCGTCGATCACCTGGGCGACCAGCAGGTGACCTACCTCTCGGAGCAGATCGATTCGCAGGACGCCGTCGTCAAGACCAAGTTCCTCTCCAAACGAAATGAGCCGACCTTTGTCGACTTTGCCCTCCTGCGCCGCGGGAATGCCTGGATCCCCTACGATGTCGTCATCGATGAGGTCAGTATCGTCGGCAATTACCGCATCCAGTTCGATAAGGTCATCCGGAACCAGTCGTATGAGGCCCTCGCCAAAAAGATGCGGCTCAAGCGTGAGTCGGAGGGGTTGGGACCGGCGACCAAGAAGGGGTCGATGTAGCCGCACCGCC
The nucleotide sequence above comes from Candidatus Methylomirabilota bacterium. Encoded proteins:
- a CDS encoding long-chain fatty acid--CoA ligase (activates fatty acids by binding to coenzyme A) encodes the protein MAHIEAASNQDLERPWFAYYDPWVPKRLEYPDIPLHTLLSRSAQSYPDRTAIIFYGTRLTYRDLDEAVTRFAAALIKRGLAKGDRVSLFLPNCPQMVIAYYGTLRAGGLTVSTSPLYSTRELEHQLNDSGAETIVVLSKLYPLVREVAPRTSLKRIIVANIKEYFPPMLRLLFTLFKEKSQGHRPAVEPRPGTEWFSEMLTSTPATPPAVTVGTDDPALLQYTGGTTGLAKGAVLTHKNLVANTIQAAAWMVKPDPESVEGQPGKAEVFLGAIPFFHVYGMTVVMNLCISLGHTMVLLPQFKVQDVLKTITKYRPTFFPGVPTMYVAINNYPEIGKYDLHSVRACLSGAAPLPLEVASKFEALTGARLVEGYGLTEASPVTHANPLYGARKVGTIGLPLPDTDARIVDLETGDRTLPPREIGEVAVKGPQVMAGYWNQPGETAMVLRNGWLYTGDIGYMDEQGYFTIVDRKKEMIIAGGFNVYPREVEEPLYEHPGVKEAVAVGLPDSYRGETVKVYIVLKEGAHATEQKIIDFCKERMAKHKVPTLVEFRQELPKTLVGKVLRRTLREEEMAKRRSHDALNGLGVES